One Helianthus annuus cultivar XRQ/B chromosome 12, HanXRQr2.0-SUNRISE, whole genome shotgun sequence genomic region harbors:
- the LOC110896049 gene encoding polygalacturonase At1g48100 translates to MKPNMKHLCVFLLVLFCPVTVIPSVYGRKFHRSCKKHHNSRYSESCKSTTIFNILSFGAKANGVSDDSKKLVAAWKAACKVGGGTLQIPSDHKFLIKPVTLQGPCMAHVVFQIDGTLLAPSKIGSWSKSNLYQWINFKWVQNITIQGSGAIDGQGYNWWAPIESKQASLDIKPTALRFYASEDIVVRDITIKNSPQVHLKFDNSHGVKVSNVTVLAPGNSPNTDGIHLQNTRDVEILHSNIETGDDCVSIQTGCSNVHIHHINCGPGHGISIGGLGKDKSIACVSDIVVENSNIQDTLYGVRIKTWQGGLGLVKNITFSNIQVANVNFPIVINQYYCDKSFCKNETGSIAIKEVMFDKITGSYSTQPIHLACSKDIPCTEINLSDIQLNPSRRPLEGSQLQQALCYNSYGYSNGQLVPSSVNYCLKKEGGGGSVNQISTLSNELC, encoded by the exons ATGAAACCAAACATGAAGCACTTATGTGTGTTTCTTCTTGTGCTCTTTTGTCCTGTTACAGTAATACCGTCTGTTTATGGACGAAAATTCCATAGGAGTTGCAAGAAGCATCACAACAGTCGATATTCAGAGTCTTGTAAATCCACAACCATTTTTAACATCTTATCCTTTGGAGCTAAAGCTAATGGAGTTTCTGATGATTCTAAG AAACTAGTGGCTGCGTGGAAAGCTGCATGTAAAGTTGGTGGAGGAACTTTGCAAATTCCCTCTGATCACAAGTTTCTTATCAAGCCTGTAACACTTCAAGGCCCATGCATGGCTCATGTTGTTTTCCAG ATAGACGGAACTCTACTAGCACCATCAAAAATAGGATCATGGTCAAAGTCAAACTTGTATCAGTGGATAAATTTTAAGTGGGTTCAGAATATTACAATCCAAGGAAGTGGTGCAATTGATGGTCAAGGCTACAATTGGTGGGCTCCTATTGAATCCAAACAAGCTTCTTTAGATATAAAACCAACG GCTTTGAGATTTTACGCAAGCGAAGATATAGTAGTTCGCGATATCACGATAAAAAACAGTCCACAAGTTCATTTGAAATTCGACAACTCTCACGGAGTCAAAGTCAGCAATGTTACCGTTTTGGCACCCGGAAATAGCCCCAACACCGATGGTATTCACCTCCAAAACACCCGTGATGTAGAAATCTTGCATTCAAATATCGAAACTG GAGATGATTGTGTCTCCATACAAACCGGATGCTCAAATGTTCACATTCATCATATCAACTGTGGTCCTGGACATGGTATAAG TATAGGAGGATTAGGAAAGGATAAAAGTATTGCATGTGTATCGGATATCGTTGTAGAAAATTCTAATATTCAAGACACTTTATATGGAGTACGAATCAAGACATGGCAG GGTGGATTAGGCTTGGTCAAGAATATAACGTTTTCAAACATCCAAGTAGCGAATGTTAATTTTCCGATAGTAATCAACCAATACTACTGCGACAAGAGTTTTTGCAAAAACGAAACAGGCTCTATTGCCATAAAAGAAGTAATGTTTGATAAAATAACGGGGAGTTACAGCACTCAACCTATTCATTTAGCTTGTAGCAAAGATATTCCGTGTACTGAGATTAATTTGTCTGATATTCAACTAAACCCTTCGAGAAGGCCTCTGGAAGGATCTCAACTACAACAAGCGTTGTGTTATAATTCTTACGGGTATTCAAATGGTCAATTAGTACCCTCTAGTGTGAACTATTGCCTAAAAAAAGAAGGTGGTGGTGGTTCAGTTAATCAAATTTCTACTTTGTCTAACGAACTATGTTAG